A single window of Methanomicrobiales archaeon DNA harbors:
- a CDS encoding CopG family transcriptional regulator, which translates to MMRITTSLDRETLERIDREAESKGISRSQMVAAAIEQYLASAGSATKHRSATIEHMEMHIRILQDQIAWLEGEIREAHREKELILQKIPPYTPGTW; encoded by the coding sequence ATGATGCGGATCACCACCTCCCTTGATCGGGAGACCCTGGAGAGAATCGACCGTGAAGCGGAGTCGAAAGGGATTTCCAGGTCCCAGATGGTCGCGGCGGCGATAGAGCAGTACCTTGCGTCGGCAGGCTCCGCGACGAAGCATCGATCGGCGACGATCGAGCACATGGAGATGCACATACGCATACTGCAGGATCAGATCGCGTGGCTCGAGGGTGAGATCCGGGAAGCCCATCGCGAGAAGGAGCTCATCCTCCAGAAGATACCGCCCTACACCCCCGGTACCTGGTGA